A DNA window from Mycoplasmopsis pullorum contains the following coding sequences:
- a CDS encoding PTS sugar transporter subunit IIA: MSFFSNLFKSKQQNSQVLLVSPIKGKYVPLENVSDPVFASKSMGQGFATRFNEDSGVVSVFSPISGTIDNIFPTKHAIGIISSDKKSNILIHMGIDTVTLDGKGFEVFVNEKSKINAGDLIAKINLDVLKEKNLISDIMVLVLPDSEKLNISPISELNAEQSVEVNEPLFEVRY; encoded by the coding sequence ATGTCATTTTTTTCAAATTTGTTTAAATCAAAACAGCAAAATAGTCAAGTTTTACTAGTTTCACCAATTAAAGGAAAATACGTTCCGCTCGAAAATGTAAGTGATCCGGTTTTCGCGTCGAAAAGCATGGGACAAGGTTTTGCAACTAGATTTAATGAAGATTCAGGAGTAGTTTCGGTTTTTTCTCCTATTTCTGGAACTATCGATAATATTTTTCCTACAAAACATGCTATTGGAATAATTTCTTCAGATAAAAAAAGTAATATATTAATCCACATGGGGATTGATACTGTTACTTTAGATGGTAAAGGTTTTGAAGTGTTTGTTAATGAAAAAAGTAAAATTAATGCTGGAGATTTAATTGCCAAGATAAATTTAGACGTTTTAAAAGAGAAAAATTTAATTTCTGACATTATGGTATTAGTTTTACCAGACAGTGAAAAATTAAACATTTCACCTATTTCCGAATTAAATGCTGAGCAATCTGTAGAAGTAAATGAACCTTTATTTGAAGTACGCTATTAA
- a CDS encoding DJ-1/PfpI family protein: MNILVILHNNFNETELVSTIAVLSKTNKCYFTYYNPDYKMITGSNNLVKIETVNEISIDDYDAVFIPGGPGAQLLRHDSTSLSIIKKFKNKKIWAICDAPNVLYEHKIISDTQNYSSFPSIGENKSFDSCGKNRNDDYVSFDNSIFELITGKCAGASVDFSLKIVEINFDKETFEKIRYNFLTK, from the coding sequence ATGAACATTCTTGTCATACTACATAATAATTTTAATGAAACTGAATTAGTTTCGACCATTGCAGTTTTATCTAAAACCAACAAATGCTATTTTACTTATTACAATCCTGATTATAAAATGATTACCGGTTCAAATAATCTAGTAAAAATAGAAACTGTAAACGAAATATCAATAGATGATTATGACGCTGTTTTTATTCCAGGTGGTCCTGGAGCACAATTATTAAGACATGATTCAACTTCTTTATCTATAATTAAGAAATTTAAAAACAAAAAAATATGAGCTATTTGCGACGCTCCAAATGTTCTATATGAACATAAAATAATTTCTGATACTCAAAACTATAGTTCTTTCCCTTCAATTGGGGAAAATAAAAGTTTTGATTCTTGCGGAAAAAATCGTAATGATGATTATGTTTCATTTGACAACTCTATTTTTGAACTCATAACCGGGAAATGTGCTGGAGCTAGTGTTGATTTTAGTCTTAAAATTGTTGAAATTAATTTTGATAAAGAAACTTTTGAAAAAATCAGATACAACTTTTTAACCAAATAG
- a CDS encoding MSC_0882 family membrane protein, whose product MKLKPMSNTASINIVDNKNVNNSLNRNQFLDRDPKGQLPPSTFRIIKKEKNIRIISIIFWLVVFLSSLLVVLLTKFIPTLKQYSAAGIFILFGILLFISFILLVKNSIDYTSWSRVVKNLRESFSSGDASANVLFHKTYHNLIIKNVRLMWLVIFFETYYGLFTLITFLLYRYFIADEAGSGKIVVGSPESQLYFTFDVRQFLMSFYNGSPFLFLVFSIIALLSAIGIYTFVWMYDRKRQNDLINYIGESAHEIFEKVNLSKEKENKMWLKIYIFTFCILVILPLFLLILFIWKNIIRRKK is encoded by the coding sequence ATGAAATTAAAACCTATGAGCAACACGGCTAGTATTAATATAGTAGACAACAAAAATGTTAATAATTCATTAAATAGGAATCAATTTTTGGACAGAGATCCAAAAGGACAGTTACCTCCAAGCACATTTAGAATAATTAAAAAAGAAAAAAACATCAGAATTATTAGTATTATTTTTTGGTTAGTTGTTTTTTTATCATCTTTATTGGTTGTTTTATTAACTAAATTTATTCCAACTTTAAAACAATATAGCGCAGCTGGTATTTTTATTTTATTTGGTATTTTATTATTTATCAGTTTTATTTTATTAGTTAAAAATTCAATTGATTATACAAGTTGATCGAGAGTCGTGAAAAATTTACGAGAAAGTTTTTCAAGTGGTGACGCGAGTGCTAACGTTTTATTTCATAAAACATATCATAATTTAATAATTAAAAACGTTCGTTTAATGTGATTAGTAATTTTCTTTGAAACTTACTATGGTCTTTTTACTTTAATTACATTTTTACTATATCGTTATTTCATTGCTGATGAAGCAGGTAGTGGAAAAATTGTTGTTGGTTCACCAGAATCACAACTATATTTTACATTCGATGTAAGACAATTCTTAATGAGTTTCTATAATGGATCGCCATTTTTATTTTTAGTCTTTTCAATTATTGCTTTATTATCCGCTATTGGAATATATACATTTGTGTGAATGTATGATCGAAAAAGACAAAATGATTTAATCAACTATATTGGTGAATCTGCTCACGAAATATTTGAAAAAGTCAATCTTTCAAAAGAAAAAGAAAACAAAATGTGACTAAAAATCTATATTTTTACATTTTGTATTTTAGTAATATTGCCGCTATTTTTACTAATTTTATTCATTTGAAAAAATATTATCAGAAGGAAAAAATAA
- a CDS encoding tyrosine-type recombinase/integrase, whose amino-acid sequence MLKKNITELINEYINQLENPITKKNFKTILNKYVDNLDYLEQIETIKNSDLAQNTKGIYTRILKSFYVYLHDKHGLDVKTSKFKHIKEVPTKRRAFTDYEIEEIKNVINRRRDEYSFWFNFLIHNGCRVREMLNLNASDFNYYEETQTYKAFISALKGGNLRVFEIPQQYNHNFQDFFNKKITYYALGIRFKTLMRTLSKKLNKPEFEHQTLHCFRTTFITNAVRDGFSIFEISKLTGHKSSLSVNRYVQLTASDVWDKYKNHVTQNRAEIEKAILDIVSDMQKRANL is encoded by the coding sequence ATGTTAAAAAAAAATATTACAGAGTTAATTAATGAATATATTAATCAATTAGAGAATCCAATTACCAAAAAGAATTTTAAAACTATATTAAATAAATATGTCGATAATTTAGACTATTTAGAACAAATTGAAACTATTAAAAACTCAGATTTAGCACAAAATACAAAAGGAATATACACAAGAATTCTTAAGAGTTTTTATGTGTATTTGCATGATAAACACGGTTTAGATGTTAAAACATCAAAATTCAAACACATTAAAGAAGTTCCGACTAAACGCAGAGCTTTTACAGATTATGAAATTGAAGAGATTAAAAACGTCATTAATCGACGTAGAGATGAATATTCATTCTGATTTAATTTCTTAATTCATAATGGTTGTCGTGTTCGTGAGATGCTTAATTTAAACGCAAGTGATTTTAATTATTATGAAGAAACGCAAACATATAAAGCGTTCATTTCTGCCCTAAAAGGTGGTAACTTAAGAGTCTTTGAAATACCACAACAATATAACCATAATTTTCAAGATTTCTTTAATAAGAAAATTACATATTATGCATTGGGAATAAGATTCAAAACCTTAATGCGAACATTAAGCAAAAAACTTAATAAACCTGAATTCGAACATCAAACCCTACACTGTTTTAGAACAACATTTATTACTAATGCGGTGCGTGATGGTTTTTCAATTTTTGAAATTTCTAAATTAACTGGTCACAAATCCAGCTTATCGGTTAATAGATACGTTCAACTAACAGCATCTGATGTTTGAGATAAATATAAGAATCATGTAACTCAAAACCGAGCAGAAATTGAAAAAGCAATATTAGACATTGTAAGTGATATGCAAAAAAGAGCGAATTTATAA
- a CDS encoding coiled-coil domain-containing protein, with translation MSLDVRRLNPSDIGITLEDFKQSPHFLGKDKFKPPKDLLALLRKDINSFENEYFEKVASACIYAADALTNNMISRLYWFAGGGSGFINLITRPRYHLIKEAIYMEISWRCVSGKIPETYNRTILATNGVNIIGNERDFLITEQFLSPVALRTLLNAGLEDFISTLDTDKVTDQVVLLSDWKEAKNSLTSSIQSNARSIGSVSNVANEAKSKADDAARAAENNKGNINNNRSEITRIDNLANSINSDLQETKNQVNTNKRNITTKQNKLPDSNGAKLIKVSNGTVTYESVNNTEDTNFIQVKNKLAEMENKAQEIKTSLDQNVQTTQEIKGDVENLNAELTEAKARTEAVAKNLGQSNLRIQALERSGVGAGGRIELPNSNGAKLIKVDDSGNVSYEDVPQVSQTLNPVVNIKSNVNTDIFTGQYFNGFPVYVLVDTFKINSLPVNWSISDVRDLLNWHVWILREVSHDDQEHAPSTRGADIIENITHICPFYRFKPQAEFWIHLDNKKYEGADLKIMIFYTSTTDEAIRNIPTLTVKDYKDFLRAAGRYKMWESLNDTVNELQDKVEELEDRIS, from the coding sequence ATGTCATTAGATGTAAGAAGATTAAACCCGTCCGATATAGGAATTACTTTAGAAGATTTTAAACAATCACCACACTTTTTAGGTAAAGATAAGTTTAAACCACCTAAGGATTTGCTCGCTCTTTTAAGAAAAGATATTAATTCATTTGAAAATGAATATTTTGAAAAAGTTGCGTCCGCATGTATTTATGCAGCGGATGCGTTAACTAATAATATGATTTCACGTCTTTATTGATTTGCTGGTGGTGGAAGCGGTTTTATTAATTTAATTACCCGACCACGTTATCACTTAATTAAAGAAGCGATATATATGGAAATTAGCTGGAGATGTGTAAGTGGTAAGATTCCCGAAACATATAACCGGACAATATTAGCAACTAATGGAGTGAATATCATTGGTAATGAAAGGGACTTTTTGATTACTGAGCAATTCCTTAGTCCTGTTGCTCTTAGAACACTTTTAAATGCCGGTTTAGAAGACTTTATCTCAACTTTAGACACTGATAAAGTCACCGACCAAGTTGTATTGCTTTCAGATTGAAAAGAGGCAAAAAACTCATTAACTTCATCTATACAATCAAATGCTAGGTCAATTGGCAGCGTTTCAAATGTTGCTAATGAAGCAAAAAGCAAAGCAGATGACGCTGCTAGAGCTGCGGAAAATAATAAAGGAAATATAAACAATAACCGTAGTGAAATAACACGGATTGATAATTTAGCTAATTCAATCAATTCAGATTTACAAGAGACCAAAAATCAAGTTAATACGAATAAAAGAAATATAACAACTAAACAAAATAAATTACCGGATTCAAATGGTGCAAAACTAATAAAAGTAAGCAACGGCACCGTGACATACGAAAGTGTCAATAATACTGAAGACACGAATTTTATTCAAGTTAAAAATAAATTAGCTGAAATGGAAAATAAAGCACAAGAAATTAAAACATCATTAGATCAAAATGTTCAAACCACTCAAGAGATAAAAGGTGATGTTGAGAACTTAAATGCTGAATTAACTGAAGCTAAAGCACGAACCGAAGCAGTTGCAAAAAATTTAGGTCAAAGTAATTTAAGAATACAAGCACTAGAAAGGTCTGGGGTCGGCGCTGGTGGTCGAATTGAGCTTCCTAATTCTAACGGTGCTAAATTAATTAAAGTTGATGATTCAGGGAATGTATCTTATGAAGACGTCCCACAAGTATCACAAACACTGAATCCTGTGGTTAATATTAAAAGTAATGTCAATACCGATATATTTACTGGTCAATATTTCAACGGTTTTCCTGTTTATGTTCTTGTAGACACCTTTAAAATAAATTCATTACCTGTTAACTGATCAATTTCCGACGTGCGTGATTTATTAAATTGACATGTTTGAATTTTAAGAGAGGTATCTCATGATGACCAAGAACATGCACCATCTACAAGGGGTGCAGACATAATAGAAAATATCACTCACATTTGTCCATTTTACAGATTTAAGCCCCAAGCTGAATTTTGAATTCACTTAGACAACAAAAAATATGAGGGTGCAGATTTAAAAATAATGATTTTCTATACATCAACAACCGATGAAGCTATAAGAAATATACCAACTCTTACTGTCAAAGACTACAAAGACTTTTTGCGTGCTGCCGGTAGATATAAAATGTGGGAAAGTTTAAACGACACCGTAAATGAACTACAGGATAAAGTTGAAGAGTTAGAGGACCGAATAAGTTAA
- a CDS encoding DnaB-like helicase C-terminal domain-containing protein, with product MQNKQGFKSVTELIEDFKNGEMKFNEKLEKTNFYFIDQIANGMQKGQLVVLGGRTGTGKTALALNIIDNIAINTNDDNGIFLYFSLEMTNAELVNRLMSKNMHAPISSIYQWRYKLRTKQLSPEQENEFSKLLEKCRRGNLWIIDETYNLEQIVQVIKNFVNQNIKINGICIDHLQILRTEIKSKSKYDQIAHITQILKEEAKKLNINIFLLSQLSRESAKNKKQEPDLYDLRESGTIEQDSDVVFLIYNNGENENGERFLNVKIAKNRNGKSGDVFPLLFMPRINKFLEPIGKDLNGNN from the coding sequence ATGCAAAATAAACAAGGTTTTAAGTCAGTTACGGAGCTGATCGAAGACTTCAAAAATGGAGAAATGAAATTTAATGAGAAATTAGAAAAAACCAATTTTTACTTTATCGACCAAATTGCTAACGGAATGCAAAAAGGTCAATTGGTCGTCTTAGGTGGACGGACCGGAACAGGTAAAACGGCGTTAGCTTTAAATATAATCGACAATATTGCAATAAATACAAATGATGATAATGGAATATTTTTATATTTTTCGCTAGAGATGACAAACGCTGAGCTAGTTAATCGGTTAATGTCTAAGAATATGCATGCACCAATATCATCAATTTATCAATGGCGATATAAATTGCGAACCAAACAATTATCACCAGAGCAAGAAAACGAATTCTCAAAATTATTAGAGAAATGTAGACGTGGAAATTTATGGATTATTGACGAAACTTATAATCTTGAGCAAATTGTCCAAGTTATTAAAAATTTTGTGAATCAAAACATCAAAATCAACGGTATTTGTATCGACCATCTTCAAATCTTAAGAACCGAGATAAAATCTAAATCCAAATATGACCAGATAGCTCACATAACGCAAATATTAAAGGAAGAAGCTAAAAAGCTTAATATCAATATCTTTCTACTGTCACAACTTTCTCGTGAAAGCGCAAAAAATAAAAAACAAGAACCAGATTTATATGACTTACGTGAGAGTGGAACCATTGAGCAGGATTCAGATGTAGTTTTTTTAATTTATAACAACGGAGAAAACGAAAACGGTGAACGGTTTTTAAATGTCAAAATCGCGAAAAATCGAAATGGAAAAAGTGGCGACGTTTTCCCTTTATTATTCATGCCGCGTATTAACAAATTTTTAGAACCAATTGGAAAGGATCTTAATGGAAACAACTAA
- a CDS encoding transposase, whose amino-acid sequence MVKEKFLNNDVILYQYYEKHIGFQLVCDFLNHFDIFNDPEQLKLNNINTAMKNQINLFVQKQINFSNRSKIPQIHNNKTDSYLSLFKLFDYLFKNKDEILRRLNTFLANKQKSQLNIFWYETQVTDFQTFSEPIIEKLNFEENFSYNQENKIIVVATNENNIPVNYKIFDRTSYSFNDLMYFISQTQEIFKIQDVTIVGDRKLLKPENIKLVQEKGWNYILSYRLNFANEEFKNSILNTVNLEKLLKLNKVRRIFTSELMKNERGILSRKIVAFLPLQIQKNREFRKKIIDNYCKNLENTNFDLTKNNNELTLIEQDKKCDGLYVYESNIKDVDDLKIAYWYSRKNQAKDDLIFFELNLLLKPNYFENLNQIDGFVLLCLLNSFFFKFLTFKVNEVMKFTRKEKFTEERLFNIVTNVKQIDELFDDKLERVIDWENQDIKQSWKDYYLLQNVLNKLKSES is encoded by the coding sequence TTGGTAAAAGAGAAATTTTTAAATAATGATGTAATTCTTTATCAATATTATGAAAAGCATATTGGATTTCAATTGGTTTGTGACTTTTTGAATCATTTTGACATTTTTAATGATCCTGAACAACTGAAGCTAAATAACATAAATACAGCTATGAAAAATCAAATTAATTTGTTTGTTCAAAAACAAATTAATTTCTCTAATCGTTCTAAAATTCCTCAAATTCATAATAATAAAACAGATTCTTATCTTTCTTTATTCAAACTTTTTGATTATCTTTTTAAAAACAAAGATGAAATATTAAGAAGGTTAAATACTTTTCTCGCAAATAAACAAAAAAGTCAACTGAATATATTCTGATATGAAACACAAGTTACTGATTTTCAAACGTTTAGCGAACCAATAATAGAAAAATTAAACTTCGAAGAGAATTTTTCATATAATCAGGAAAATAAAATTATTGTTGTTGCGACAAACGAAAACAACATTCCTGTGAATTATAAAATTTTCGATCGTACAAGCTACAGTTTTAACGATTTAATGTATTTTATTTCTCAAACTCAAGAAATATTTAAAATTCAAGATGTTACTATAGTAGGTGATCGAAAATTATTAAAACCAGAAAATATTAAATTAGTTCAAGAAAAAGGATGAAATTATATCCTTTCTTATAGATTAAATTTTGCAAACGAAGAATTTAAAAACTCTATTTTAAATACTGTTAATCTCGAAAAACTTTTGAAGTTAAATAAAGTTAGACGAATTTTTACAAGCGAATTAATGAAAAATGAACGAGGAATTTTATCCCGCAAAATCGTTGCTTTTCTTCCTTTGCAAATTCAAAAAAATAGAGAATTTAGAAAGAAAATAATTGACAATTACTGTAAAAATCTCGAAAATACAAATTTTGATTTAACAAAAAATAATAATGAACTTACATTAATTGAACAAGATAAAAAGTGTGACGGTCTTTATGTTTATGAGAGCAATATTAAAGATGTTGATGATTTAAAAATTGCATATTGATACTCAAGAAAAAATCAAGCTAAAGATGATTTAATATTCTTTGAATTGAATCTATTATTAAAACCAAATTATTTTGAAAATCTAAATCAAATTGATGGTTTTGTTCTTTTATGTTTATTAAATTCTTTCTTTTTCAAATTCTTGACTTTCAAAGTTAATGAGGTTATGAAATTCACTCGTAAAGAAAAATTTACAGAAGAAAGATTATTTAATATTGTTACAAATGTAAAACAAATTGATGAGCTATTTGATGATAAGCTTGAAAGAGTTATCGACTGAGAAAATCAAGATATTAAACAAAGTTGAAAAGACTATTATTTACTTCAAAATGTGTTAAATAAACTTAAATCAGAGTCATAA
- the obgE gene encoding GTPase ObgE: MARFIDEVYIQLKAGKGGDGMISFRREAHVDKGGPDGGDGGRGGNIYFVADPGKNTLLSFYKSKHITAKDGIKGGPKNLYGANAEDTYIKVPVGTLVYNKNKLVADIIEENKPYLVAAGGKGGRGNTKFKTSRNTAPRICENGLPGEKYEARIVLKILSDVGVVGKPSAGKSTFLSVISNAKAKIADYDFTTLVPQLGMVEYHENSFTVADLPGLIKGASLGKGLGIQFLKHIERCRVIAHIIDFGSEEKNPIEDYEVINNELKNYDLKLEKKTQVIIANKSDLPSFEKHFEEFSQKYPDLKVIKISAINKENINSVKDALWNAIIENKATPVEEQEDPEITIEYEPDYEISIPYRGHFEITGKKVEELYHKIPLNSYDNLLRFNNILKKIGVWDELIKNDIAPGDTVRIYGYEFQWEDEE; this comes from the coding sequence ATGGCACGTTTTATTGATGAAGTTTATATACAATTAAAGGCTGGAAAAGGTGGTGATGGAATGATTTCTTTCCGTCGCGAAGCGCATGTGGACAAAGGTGGACCTGATGGTGGAGATGGTGGTCGCGGTGGTAATATTTATTTCGTTGCTGATCCGGGAAAAAACACTTTATTAAGCTTTTACAAAAGCAAACATATTACTGCAAAAGACGGTATTAAAGGTGGACCAAAAAACTTATATGGTGCCAACGCCGAAGATACTTACATTAAGGTACCAGTTGGTACTTTAGTTTATAACAAAAACAAATTGGTCGCTGATATTATTGAAGAAAACAAACCTTATCTAGTTGCAGCCGGTGGTAAAGGTGGACGTGGAAATACAAAATTCAAAACTTCACGTAATACTGCTCCACGTATTTGTGAAAATGGTTTACCTGGGGAAAAATACGAAGCAAGAATTGTTCTAAAAATTCTATCTGATGTTGGTGTTGTAGGAAAACCAAGTGCGGGAAAAAGTACTTTTTTATCTGTAATTTCTAATGCAAAAGCAAAAATTGCCGATTATGATTTTACTACATTAGTACCACAATTAGGAATGGTTGAATACCATGAAAATTCATTCACTGTAGCCGATTTACCGGGATTAATTAAGGGTGCTAGTTTAGGTAAAGGTTTGGGAATTCAATTTTTAAAACACATTGAACGTTGTCGTGTTATTGCTCACATTATTGATTTTGGATCAGAAGAAAAGAATCCAATTGAAGATTATGAAGTAATTAATAATGAATTAAAAAACTATGATTTAAAACTTGAGAAAAAAACACAAGTTATCATTGCAAATAAGAGCGATTTACCAAGTTTTGAAAAGCATTTTGAAGAATTTAGTCAAAAATATCCAGATTTAAAAGTAATTAAGATTTCTGCAATCAATAAAGAAAATATTAATTCTGTAAAAGATGCATTATGAAATGCAATTATTGAAAATAAAGCTACACCAGTTGAAGAACAAGAAGATCCTGAAATTACTATTGAATACGAACCGGACTACGAAATTTCAATCCCATACCGGGGACACTTTGAAATTACTGGTAAAAAAGTTGAAGAGTTGTATCACAAAATTCCATTAAACAGTTACGACAACTTATTGCGTTTTAATAATATTTTGAAAAAAATCGGTGTTTGGGACGAATTAATTAAAAACGACATTGCCCCAGGGGACACTGTCAGAATTTACGGTTACGAATTCCAATGAGAGGACGAAGAATAA
- the hisS gene encoding histidine--tRNA ligase encodes MFNKVKGTIDYDFSRESVKNQMYEKFRKIVVNAGYRMVETPILESASLFKRAVENSEIANKEMYEFLDKGDRSIVLRPEGTASFVRAYVENKWFSYAAQFQKFAYFGPMFRYEQPQKGRYRQFYQAGIEFIGEKDPYKDFEVIKLAHEFLYNYRKGLSVSLKINSIGDKDSRENYEKALYDFLIKHKSELSENSQQRLKDKKVLRILDDKVDSKLEFMKKAPRISDYLSQESYDYFNSLIELLNEQNIDFEIDLSLVRGLDYYDEIVFEFEVQNKKSAKSAVIGGGRYSNLIAEIGGPQVSSIGFGIGIDRIIDILQDDQTFYKKLSSYERECSFYISFEDEKNKNSLFNLYIDLHVFMANVESINYADNNVRYPIIFEYSKKKKNKAFDIVKKINPMFWIYDQGDFAVIHNLVNDKKTKINLNDETLEDKELLYSAIDFLEVFQYKSEALEEEKMSELDDEE; translated from the coding sequence ATGTTTAACAAAGTTAAAGGTACAATTGACTATGATTTTTCACGTGAATCTGTAAAAAATCAAATGTACGAAAAATTTAGAAAAATAGTGGTTAATGCTGGATATAGAATGGTTGAAACCCCTATTCTTGAAAGTGCTAGCTTGTTTAAAAGAGCAGTAGAAAATAGCGAAATCGCAAACAAAGAAATGTATGAATTTTTAGATAAAGGTGATCGTTCAATCGTTTTAAGACCAGAGGGGACAGCTTCGTTTGTACGCGCTTATGTAGAAAATAAATGATTCTCATATGCTGCTCAATTCCAAAAATTCGCTTACTTTGGTCCGATGTTTCGTTACGAACAACCTCAAAAAGGTCGTTATAGACAATTTTACCAAGCTGGAATTGAATTTATTGGTGAAAAAGATCCTTACAAAGATTTTGAGGTGATTAAATTGGCTCATGAGTTTTTATATAACTATCGTAAAGGTCTTTCAGTATCTTTAAAAATCAATTCAATTGGTGATAAAGATTCTCGTGAGAATTATGAAAAAGCTCTTTACGACTTTTTAATCAAACATAAATCTGAATTATCAGAAAACTCTCAACAAAGATTAAAAGATAAAAAAGTATTGCGTATTTTGGATGACAAAGTCGATTCTAAATTAGAATTCATGAAAAAAGCTCCACGAATTTCTGATTATCTTTCGCAAGAAAGTTATGATTATTTTAATTCTTTAATCGAATTATTGAATGAACAAAATATCGATTTCGAGATTGATTTGTCTTTAGTGCGGGGACTTGATTATTATGATGAAATAGTATTCGAATTCGAAGTGCAAAACAAAAAGAGTGCTAAGTCAGCCGTTATTGGTGGTGGTAGATATTCGAACTTAATCGCTGAAATTGGTGGACCACAAGTTTCAAGTATTGGTTTTGGAATTGGGATTGACCGTATCATCGACATTTTACAAGATGATCAAACATTTTATAAAAAATTAAGTAGTTATGAACGTGAATGTTCATTTTACATTAGTTTTGAAGATGAAAAAAATAAAAATTCTTTATTTAATTTATATATAGATCTACATGTTTTCATGGCAAATGTTGAATCAATTAATTATGCTGATAACAACGTTAGATATCCAATTATTTTTGAATACAGTAAAAAGAAAAAAAACAAAGCTTTCGATATTGTTAAAAAGATTAATCCAATGTTCTGAATTTATGACCAAGGCGATTTTGCTGTTATTCACAATTTAGTTAATGATAAAAAAACTAAAATTAATCTAAATGATGAAACTTTAGAAGATAAAGAATTATTATACAGCGCTATAGACTTTTTAGAAGTTTTCCAATATAAATCTGAAGCTTTAGAAGAAGAAAAAATGTCAGAACTTGATGATGAGGAATAA